The following DNA comes from Legionella sp. PATHC032.
CGCCTGATAAATTCTATGGACTCTATCATGCAGAATATCACTACAACGGATCAATAAAGGCAAATGCAATCCCGCACGGTCAGCTGCGTCAACTATAGTTTGCAGTTCAACACCTTGTTTACCTGGTTTTTTACTAATCTCAATATTTCCCTTGGAGTTAATTCGGAAATATCCTTCACCCCAATTTTCTATGTTATAAAGATTTCCATCTGATAGGGTATTATTGTTCATTCTAACATTCCAAAGAGGATTAACGGGATTTAACTAATTCATGATAAGTCTCGGGCTCCCGTTGTTGGGGAAATGGGAATAATCGTCCCCACAATTCGCGTTGACTGAAATCCAGTTCTGCAACCAATACAGCGGGTTCATTGCGCGGTGCCTGAATTAAAACTTCACCCATAGGGTTACTGATAAAGCTGCTTCCGTAAAAAGTTAAACCATCTTCGCAGCCAATCCGGTTGACAGCAATAATGAAAGTGTTACTCATAATTCCCTGTGCTACCATAACTTTTTGCCACATGGGTTGGCTATCAAATCCTGGTGCTGTCGGTTCCCCTCCAATAGCCGTGGGATAAACCAAAATTTCAGCTCCCTTCAATCCATAAATCCTTGATAATTCCGGGAACCATTGGTCATAGCATGTCGGTAATCCCAAACGGTGATCAGCAATGCTATGGACGGGGTAATTGGAATCGCCTGGTTTGAAGTAAAAGTTTTCATGATATTTTTCACCGCTAGGGATATGTTGCTTTCTGGTAACAGCAATCAATTCTCCTTGGGGATTAAAAGCGACTGCGGTATTATAACCTTCCTTTTCAAAAAGTGACGCGGTAATATGAATTTGATTTGCCTTTGCCATTTGACCAACAAATTGAGCAGTAGGGCCTGTGGCAATATCCTCCATATAGGGAGCAGGGTCAACATCATAGCGGGTACAGAAATAAGGGCTTAATGTAAGTTCTTGTAAACAAACAAGCTTTGCTCCTTGCTGGGCAGCTGAAAATATTCCGGAAGCCAATCTATCTTGATGCTCTTTAGGATTTTCATACCATTGTTCCTGAACCAGTGCTACCGTTAGTTTGTTTTCTTTCATTAGAGTTCCCAATAAATGCTGTTAAGTAATTTTTTATCTCGAATTCAAATCGCCTATTCTTGCTTAAATTAAATCATCAATACAGATTAAAAATATGGCTATGTTATCAAAAAAAGCTCTCATTGTACTAGCATTAATTTCAATTCAATGCTCATTTTTGCTGCTATTAACTGCTAATGAAAATCGATAACTGCAGCTGTTCTGAAGATATTGAAGTATTCCGACTATTGATTAGAAGCAGAACTTTCTCTTCATTTAAGACAGCATACTCTGTTTTCCTTAGGTTTTTGCGAGGTAAGGGTCTTGCTTATTTGTTTTAAAACTAAAATAAACCTGTTCAATAGCATTCTGTTCGAATCCTATTAATTTTAAAGTGCTGTTTTATTCCTAATTCATTGCTTTAACCTGAGCAGATTGCAATAAGTGAATGAATTTATGGGAAAATACTAACATGAATTGTCGCTTCATGATGTGTAAAGAATGGGTAAAAAAGTGTAAAGTTGCCCTTAGCTAAGTAAGGGCAAGGATATTGATCCTTTATCTGCCAAATAATCCGCAAAAATTAGTCCAGCAATTACTTTTCTCTTCTTCCTCTTCAGAATCTGAGGCAATGGGTTCTCTCTGAGAGTTTTTCTTCTTTTGTTCTTCTGATTGCTCTTTAAATAAAACGTTTCTGTTGCGTAAACTGGTTGGTGTTTCTTGCTTTGGTAAAATTTCCTCTGTAGATGGTAAGGCAATGGGTGTGGGCTTTATCAGGCAAAGCTCTTCTTTAGGCACCATAGCACTGGCTATCATCCTGAAAGGGCTTGATTGCTCGTGAGCTGCTCCATTGATCATTTCCAGTTTTCTACTGATATCTGAACGTACTTTAGCATCCAGTTTAGCTAATTTTTCTCCGATAGCTTGCTCATGCCCTTTTAATAACTCCGGGAATAAAACTGCAAATTCAAGGCATAAATCAACGCTAAAATCACGGCTATTGAAAAATTGCTCTGGATTATCACCTAATAAGTTACGGTCTATATCCCTTCTTAATGCAAAAGCAGATTGGACTTTTATTGCAAGCTCACTATCTTCGGCACAGAAACCCTTAATTTTCCTTAATACATCCATGCGATTTTCAGCAGGGGTTCTCAGTGCAAGTTTTCCGGCAATTGAAGATTCTTTATCTTTAATTACACTGAATAAACTTGCAAATTCAATACAAGAGTCGATTGTGAATTCACGGCTTGAGAAGAATTGATCGGGCCTGTCACCTAACAATAATCGTTCTATGTCCCTGCGAACGGCAAAAGCGTGGCCAACTTTAGCGGCAAACAGAGATTGTGGGAAAATATTGTTAATATTTTGAGATACCCGGGAACGATCTTGAGCAGGAGTGGTTTCAGCCAGCCTCAATGCAATGGCTACTTCATTGTTATTTAATACATCGATAGCCAACTTATTAAAATTATTAAATAGCTCATCATCAAATTCTTTTTCCAATATCATGGAATGAGGGTTTTTATTGCGCGGATCGAGTAAGGAAATGATTCTTTTTTTTACTTGATAAGCTTGGAATAAAACAGAATGAAAGGTATCGCTATCATCTTGTGGCATTCTTGCTGCTTCAATGGCATGTGCAAAATCTTTTAATTCATTAACGGGGCATTCCAAAACCAGGCGGCAGGCTAAAACTAATTTTTCATCATTGGTTAATTTGTTTAGCTCTTCACGGTTTTCTGCCAGTGCGTCACCATTGCCAAGTACTTCATAGGGATGCTCTAATCCTTTTAATTCATCGCAAGTAAACGTCATTAAAATCTCCTTATTAACTCATCAGTAGCCTGATTCTAGATGTGCAAAAATATTTTGATTGACTATATTAACGAATTCAAACCACGCTGTCATGAAAATATACTAAAGTTTTATTATGGGGTGTCGAATAAATAGTTAGATACCCGTTTTTGCCTTTAAAAATTACAATAACAACAAGGAGTAGGCAATGTCTAAAAATCATTTACTACAAGACCCTTTCCTAAATGAATTGCGCAAGGAAAAGGTACCTGTTTCAGTGTTCCTGGTCAATGGTATTAAATTGCATGGGATAATCGATTCTTTTGATCAGTATGTTGTGATGCTTAAAAACTCTATAACCCAGATGGTTTATAAGCATGCCATTTCAACAGTTGTGCCTTCTCGAATGATCAAAGTTCCTACTGAGGAAAGCTCTGGTGGGGAAGAGGGAACTGTGGCAGACTAATCAATTTCTTGTTTGGGGATTAGGGTAGTGTTTGAACGTCCACAAGGCGGTGAGCGAGCTGTTCTGGTGCAGTTGGCTCTCCCCGGGGTTGATGCAGATAAGGCATTGGCTGAGTTTGAAGAATTAGCGCTTTCAGCGAAGGCTGAGGTGTTGGATTGTGTATTAGGTGCCCGTGCTACTCCTGATGCCAAATATTATGTAGGGAAAGGCAAGGCTGAGGAAATAGCCCATTTGGTAAACGTACTCGATGCGGATTTAGTGTTAGTCAATCATGAACTGTCTCCTTCTCAAGAGAGAAATCTCGAACGATTATTTGGATGTCGAGTAGTTGATAGAAGTGGTTTAATTCTTGATATTTTTGCTCAGAGAGCCCGTACTTTTGAGGGTAAACTTCAAGTTGAGTTGGCTCAATTGCAACATTTATCAACAAGGCTTATTCGTGGATGGACCCATTTGGAAAGACAAAAAGGAGGGATTGGTTTAAGAGGCCCGGGAGAAACCCAATTGGAAACGGATCGGCGTTTGTTAAGAGAGCGCATTCGGTATATCAATAAGCGATTGGAAAAAGTACGCTGCAGCCGCGATCAAAACAGGCAGGCCAGACGAAAGGCGTCTATGCCTACTGTTTCTTTAGTAGGTTACACTAATGCCGGAAAATCCACCTTATTTAATGCCTTAACAGGGGAAAGCATTTATGTGGCTGATCAATTGTTTGCAACCCTGGATCCGACGATGCGCAAATTGGAATTGCCGGGGTCATCAGCCGCAATTTTAGCCGATACAGTCGGGTTTATTCGAGATCTTCCTCATCACTTGGTAGAAGCATTCCGCGCTACTTTAGAGGAAACCCAACAGGCTGACCTTTTACTGCATGTTATTGATATTTCTGACCCAAATTGGCGCGAGACTGTGTTTGAAGTACAAAAGGTGTTAGATGAGCTAGAAGTGAGTAATATCCCGGTAATTCAAGTGTTTAATAAAATTGATTTGCAGGAAGGTTGGCAACCAAAAGTTGATTATGCTGAGGGTTCTAGCAAGGTGTGGTTATCAGCAACAACAGGAGCAGGTCTGGATCTTTTAAAAGAGGCAATAGCAACTCAATTGCACGGTACGATTTTAATAGAGAATATTGTAATTAAACCTGGCCAGGCAAAATTACGTGCTCAATTATACCAATTGGGTGCTGTACTTAAAGAGTCTGTAGATGAAAACGGCGATTGGTTAATGAAAATTAGAATAACGGTTGATCAAAAACGACGATTGCTTTCATGAACAAACAAATCAGGATGCGGGCGAAAGTATCGATTCAAGATTTGATTAGTTGCGAGAAAATATTTAATGTATTGATTAAAAAATAATTTTTATTTATTTTTTAGGAGGTCCTATACTTTTCGATGATTTTCTCT
Coding sequences within:
- a CDS encoding carbon-nitrogen hydrolase; the encoded protein is MKENKLTVALVQEQWYENPKEHQDRLASGIFSAAQQGAKLVCLQELTLSPYFCTRYDVDPAPYMEDIATGPTAQFVGQMAKANQIHITASLFEKEGYNTAVAFNPQGELIAVTRKQHIPSGEKYHENFYFKPGDSNYPVHSIADHRLGLPTCYDQWFPELSRIYGLKGAEILVYPTAIGGEPTAPGFDSQPMWQKVMVAQGIMSNTFIIAVNRIGCEDGLTFYGSSFISNPMGEVLIQAPRNEPAVLVAELDFSQRELWGRLFPFPQQREPETYHELVKSR
- a CDS encoding lpg0008 family Dot/Icm T4SS effector encodes the protein MTFTCDELKGLEHPYEVLGNGDALAENREELNKLTNDEKLVLACRLVLECPVNELKDFAHAIEAARMPQDDSDTFHSVLFQAYQVKKRIISLLDPRNKNPHSMILEKEFDDELFNNFNKLAIDVLNNNEVAIALRLAETTPAQDRSRVSQNINNIFPQSLFAAKVGHAFAVRRDIERLLLGDRPDQFFSSREFTIDSCIEFASLFSVIKDKESSIAGKLALRTPAENRMDVLRKIKGFCAEDSELAIKVQSAFALRRDIDRNLLGDNPEQFFNSRDFSVDLCLEFAVLFPELLKGHEQAIGEKLAKLDAKVRSDISRKLEMINGAAHEQSSPFRMIASAMVPKEELCLIKPTPIALPSTEEILPKQETPTSLRNRNVLFKEQSEEQKKKNSQREPIASDSEEEEEKSNCWTNFCGLFGR
- the hfq gene encoding RNA chaperone Hfq, with the translated sequence MSKNHLLQDPFLNELRKEKVPVSVFLVNGIKLHGIIDSFDQYVVMLKNSITQMVYKHAISTVVPSRMIKVPTEESSGGEEGTVAD
- the hflX gene encoding ribosome rescue GTPase HflX encodes the protein MFERPQGGERAVLVQLALPGVDADKALAEFEELALSAKAEVLDCVLGARATPDAKYYVGKGKAEEIAHLVNVLDADLVLVNHELSPSQERNLERLFGCRVVDRSGLILDIFAQRARTFEGKLQVELAQLQHLSTRLIRGWTHLERQKGGIGLRGPGETQLETDRRLLRERIRYINKRLEKVRCSRDQNRQARRKASMPTVSLVGYTNAGKSTLFNALTGESIYVADQLFATLDPTMRKLELPGSSAAILADTVGFIRDLPHHLVEAFRATLEETQQADLLLHVIDISDPNWRETVFEVQKVLDELEVSNIPVIQVFNKIDLQEGWQPKVDYAEGSSKVWLSATTGAGLDLLKEAIATQLHGTILIENIVIKPGQAKLRAQLYQLGAVLKESVDENGDWLMKIRITVDQKRRLLS